TATCGTGTTCCAGTGTACCTGGCGATTCCCTTTTGCTTTGGTGCACGAGAGCTTGAGCGGGCAATCGCTACAATCCTCACATTCATAGATCTTGAAGCTTTGCTCCAGGCCAGAAGCGTTTTTTTTCGTCTGGTATTTCTTAAAGCGAACGTATCGACCATTCGGGCAAACAAAGCGATCATCCTGCTCTTCATACGTCCAGTTGGAAGCGTGCCGGATGTCCTTCTGGTATCGTCGGGTTTTCTCCTTCAAATAGTTGCCGTAGGGTATGAGAAACTCAAATCGCGGCTGTTTTTCTTCGCCCATCGCATACAAGTAGTTTTCCTCGCTGCCATAGCCAGCGTCGGCAATCACGGTTTTGGGCATCGGCAACGAAGACGCCGCCAATCGCTCCATATGCGGAATAAAGCATCGTGTATCCGTAGGACGCTGATGGATGCTGTAGAACAAAACAAACTGGTTTTCCGTGGCCATTTGCACATTGTAGCCTGGCTTCAGTTGGCCATTTTTCATGTGATCTTCCTTCATGCGCATAAACGTGGCGTCCGGATCGGTTTTCGAGTAGCTGTTGCGATCGCCAAAGCAGGCTTTCTGCTGCTCATACTTGGCGAAGCGAGGAAGGAAATCCTTCCGAATCTGTTTCAGCGGCCTCTTCAAGGCACTGCGCGCTTTGCGCAAGGCTTTCCGCTCTTCGCTGCCGCTGGTCTGCGTGAGCTGTTCGGTTAAGCCTTCGACTCTTTCCTCCAGCACGGCCGCTGCTTCTTCGAGCTTGGCAGGGAGCTCTTCCGGGTCTGCCGCTGCATATTCGCCAGCTTCTTGCTGCGTGAGCGTATGAATATGCGCAAGGGTGGCCTGCACCTTTTCCTTGAGCTTTTCCTCGAAGCGAAGCGTGGATTTTTTCCACACAAAAGAGTACTTGTTCGCATCGGCTTCAATCTTTGTGCCATCCAAAAAGTACTGCTCCATCGAAATGTAGTTGTCCGCGATGAGCTTGCGGATCATCGTTTCAAACAGTTCGTCCATGAACGCTTTCATGCGCACGCCGCGAAAATCGTTCAAGGTACGGAAGTCAGGCTGCTGCATCGCCGCCAGCCACATGGCCGGGAGGTTCTCACGCAACAGCTTTTCAATACCGCGGCAGGAATAAACCTTTTGTGAGTAGCCGTAAAGGATCACCTTAAGCATCATTTTGGGATGGTAGGAACTGCGGCCTCCGCCCGTGTAATGAGCAAACAACTGCTGATCCGGAATGGCTTCGATCATTTCATCAATGACACGAGCCACATGATGGGTGGGAACATAC
This sequence is a window from Brevibacillus composti. Protein-coding genes within it:
- a CDS encoding IS1182 family transposase → MMPTRHLAPTFKPYDNKQAQMILDLEMYVPTHHVARVIDEMIEAIPDQQLFAHYTGGGRSSYHPKMMLKVILYGYSQKVYSCRGIEKLLRENLPAMWLAAMQQPDFRTLNDFRGVRMKAFMDELFETMIRKLIADNYISMEQYFLDGTKIEADANKYSFVWKKSTLRFEEKLKEKVQATLAHIHTLTQQEAGEYAAADPEELPAKLEEAAAVLEERVEGLTEQLTQTSGSEERKALRKARSALKRPLKQIRKDFLPRFAKYEQQKACFGDRNSYSKTDPDATFMRMKEDHMKNGQLKPGYNVQMATENQFVLFYSIHQRPTDTRCFIPHMERLAASSLPMPKTVIADAGYGSEENYLYAMGEEKQPRFEFLIPYGNYLKEKTRRYQKDIRHASNWTYEEQDDRFVCPNGRYVRFKKYQTKKNASGLEQSFKIYECEDCSDCPLKLSCTKAKGNRQVHWNTIWEELKAKAKRALEDDEKSAIYARRKVEVESVFGHLKGNRSFRRFSLRGLDKVHVEFGIVALAHNLLKVAGIRLATFLQKQPHKKVGRKTLRFSAQLFILGTYWTAPSVHGYLHFWGGVGTKRQYNLKCPLLWK